The Brumimicrobium sp. genomic interval AATACATTTTGAGTTCTACAGGTGAGAAACTAAGTTCTGAAGAAATGGTTTCGTATTGGGAGAAATGGGTGAAGAAATATCCTATAGCATCTATTGAAGATGGTATGGCAGAAGACGATTGGAAGGGTTGGAAATTACTTACAAAAAAAATTGGAGATAAGATTCAGTTAGTGGGAGATGATCTATTTGTTACCAATACTAAGCGTTTGGCTAGAGGAATTGAGGAGGATTCAGCTAATGCTATTTTAGTAAAGGTAAATCAGATTGGAACACTTACAGAAACTATTGAGGCTGTTCAAATGGCAACTCGTAATGGAATGAATTCTGTCATGAGTCATAGAAGTGGTGAGACAGAGGACAGTACGATCGCAGATTTAGCTGTGGCATTGAATTGCGGACAAATAAAGACAGGTTCTGCTTCTCGTAGTGATCGTATGGCAAAATATAATCAATTATTGCGTATAGAAGAAGAACTAGGAGAAACTGCATATTATCCTGGTATGAATTTTAAGTATTTGTAAATATTTTTTTCTAATTCATTCATTTACACTATCTTTGTAACCAATTGCACTTTTAAAAAAATAAGTGTAAAAGCAACCTATTTTCGGTTGTTAACGTTTAGATAATGTTGGTTATGAGTTTCTAGGAACAAGTTAAGGATTATTTAATGATGCAAATGAAAAGAATAAGTTTATATGTAATAATATTTGGGTTGTTTATCTGTTTTGTTGCTCCTGTTTTTGGCCAACAAATAACTGCTGCAAATCCTAATGTCACACCTAAACAGGCTGTTGAGAATGTACTTTTAGGAGGCGGGGTTAGCGCCTTCAATATCAAGTATAATGGTTCTACCGCTTTAGCAAATAACTTGCAAAATCCAGTTAAAAAGTTTCTATACGGAGGTTCTGTTTTTCCTCTTTCTGAAGGTGTGTTGCTGACCTCAACAAGTGCCTCTACTGTAACAGGTGATCCTGATTTATTTTCAATAGCTAATTATGGCAACCCTGCTGGGAATAAAACACCAACAAATGGAGTTATTATTGAATTCGATTTTATCCCAACCGGAGATACATTGTCTTTTAGTTATGTCTTTACTTCTTCTGAGTATACGTCTTATACTTGCTCTTCTTTTAATGATGTTTTTGGTTTCTTTATTTCAGGGCCAGGTATTTCGGGTCCTTATTCTAATAATTCCAAGAATATAGCTATCGTACCTAATTCAAATAATATTCCGGTAGGTATTAATACTGTAAATTCTGGAAATGCTGGGTTTAATAGCCCTTCTAATTGTTCGCAAGCAGATCCAAATTGGCAAGCTAATTCAATTTACTTTACAACGGGATATAATTCTGTCTATAATATGTCTAGTTCTCCTTTTTCTGGATATAATGGAAGTACAAAAGAATTGATTGCTGGTGTAAAAGTTATTTGTGGTCAAGTTTATCACATTAAATTAGCTATTTCTAATGTTACAGATACCGCATTAGATTCTGGAGTTTTCTTAAAGGCTGGATCCTTTGTATCCGCTTCTACTGTAGATATTAATGTGAGCAATTTAACCTCTACTATTATGGATACTGTGTTGGTGGAAGGATGCGACCAAGGACAAGTATGCTTTTCACGTGCAATTACGGATGCAACTGATGAACTCGTGACTCATTTTCAATTATCAGGAACTGCTACTCAAGGGCTAGATTATGCACAATTATCACCAGGTGATAGTATTGTGTTTGCACCTGGACAAACCGAGATATGTTTACCAATTATCCCTTACGATGATGGAATTCATGAGGGACTGGAACAATTAATTATTTCTGCATATTCCATAAATGCCTGTGGAGATACCTTGTTCTCTTCAGGGTCAGTGTGGTTCGCAGATAAACCTCAAACCCCTGCTCCAGATGCAGGCCCTGATATAGTTGTCTGTAATGGAGAAATGGGACAGTTGAATGGAACAGTTACAAGTGCTACTAATACGATAAAATGGACATATACAGGACCAGGAACAATTGTTTTTTCTCCTAATAATACCAGTTTAAATCCACAAATCTCAATGAGCACACCTGGAACATATCAATTATTTCTAAAAGAAACAAATGATACATGTAACCTAGTAGGTATTGATACAATGATCGTGATTTACGATGAAATTTATATCCAAGTATCAAATGATACAATTGTGTGTCAAAATGGAACTGCTAGTTTAAGTGCTTCTGCCCAAGGATATGGGAATATAGATTTTCATTGGAATCAAACTGCTGATTTAGGACCTAATCAAATGGTAAGCCCTCTAACTGCAACAGGTTATACAGTTTACGCTGAGAGTGAGAAGGGATGTAAATCTCAAACAAAGACCATTCAAGTTGACATGTATGCGCCGATTAGTGCAATAAGTTCGCCTTCACAGACGATATGCCCTGGAGATACGGTGAAAATAGAAGCATTTCCTAGTGGGGGTATTGGGGCACCCTATTCATATACATGGATAGATAGAAATGGGAATTTTGTAAGTAACAACAATCCAATTGATGTTTCACCAGTTGAAACTGGTAATTATTCTGTTACTATTACGGATGGCTGTGAATCCAGCCCTTTTGTTTCTATATCAGAAGTAATTGTAGGTATTATACCTGAGATTAAAATAAGTGTAGTAGATCCCGCTATTTGTCAACCAGCTGTGTTTGAATTGTATAATGAAACGGATGCGACTTCTTTGGATGAAACTTATTGGTTCATTTCAGATGGACAATCATTTATGAATAATGATAATATTGATGTAAAACTAGTAAATGCTGGATACTATGATGTTACTGTTAAGATTGTGACTCATGAAGGATGTACAGATTCAGCTACGGTTAAGAATATGCTAACAGTCTATCCAAAACCTGTAGCAGACTTTACGTATTATCCTAATCCGGTGACTAACCTTGATACCAAGGTGCATTTTCAAAATGGGACTAAAAATGGCGTGAGCTATGAGTGGTTTATGGATGATGCTTCACCAAATTATTCTACAGACATAGATCCTGAAGTTCAGTATCCTGAATATGTGGTAGGTGATTATTATGTCCAACTGATTGCAACTTCTGAACATGGTTGTAAAGATACAATTGACGGCATTGTTCGCATTTTCCCTGATGTAATTATATATGCTCCAAACACTTTCACGCCCGATGGTAATGAATTTAATCCTGTTTGGAATGTATATATGGATGGGGTAGATATTAATGATATTACAATTGAGATATACAACCGATGGGGAGAACAAGTGTGGGAGTCTCACGATTTATCTATTGGATGGGATGGTACATATAATCACCAATTGGTAAAGCAAGGAACGTATGTATGGAAGATTCGTGCTAAGAATCTAGTAACGGACGAAATTCACGAATGGGTAGGACATTTAAATGTCTTATATTAACAAGATATAAAAAGCATATTAAATCAAAAAGGGGTAGAATTAATTCTACCCCTTTTTGATTATTTTAAAATAGATTTAATCATTTATAGCCTTTATACCAGGTAATTCAATCCCTTCTAGATATTCCAACATGGCACCTCCACCAGTAGAAACGTAGCTTACTTGATCTGCTAAATGGAGTACGTTAATGGCAGCTACTGAATCTCCTCCTCCAACTAATGTGAATGCTCCATTATTAGTTGCTTTTACTAAAGAATTAGCAATAGCCTCTGTTCCTTTTTTAAAGGTTTCCATCTCAAAAACACCCATTGGGCCATTCCATAAAACAGTATTGGAATTTTCAATTATTTGACTAAACTTTTGTATTGTTTCAACGGCAATATCTAATCCCATCCAACCTGTAGGTATGGCATTAATTGCACATACTTGTGTGTTTGCATGATTGTCAAAAGCATCAGCTACAAGTGTGTCAATAGGTAAATAAATTTGAATATTCTTAGCTTTAGCAAGTGCTAATATCTCTTTTGCCGTATCTAAGAAATCATCTTCAACCAAAGAGTTTCCTACACTCCCTCCTTGTGCTTTAATAAATGTGTAAGCCATTCCACCACCAATAATAATATTGTCAACTGAATCCATTAGTTTAGTGATAATACTGATTTTTGAGCTCACTTTTGCTCCTCCAATAATGGCAGTTGTAGGATGCTTCGGCGTTTTTAGGACGGCATCAATACTTCGAATCTCATTCTCGAGTAATAAACCAAAATATTTATCATGGGGAAAGTATTTTGCTATAATAGCTGTGCTAGCATGCGCTCTATGAGCTGTGCCAAAAGCATCATTGATATAGATATCACCGTGCTGTGCTAGTTTTTTTGCAAAATCTTCATTTCCTTTCTTTTCTTCTACGTAAAATCGTAGGTTCTCTAATAGAACAATCTCACCATTTTGTAGATTTTTAGTGATTTCAAATGCACTTTCACTAATACAATCATCCACGAAGATGATATCTTTCTCTATTAATCTGGATACTTCTTTCACAATCTGACTGAGAGAGAATTTAGCGTCTGGGGCATCTTTTGGCCGGCCAAGATGTGACATTAGTATTACGCTTCCTCCATTACTTAAAACATGTTTAATAGTGGGAAGTGCAGCACGGATACGCGTGTTATCAGTCACATTTCCATGTTCATCAATAGGCACATTAAAATCAACTCTGATTAAGGCTCTTTTATTTTTGAAATCAACATTTGAAATAGTTCTCATTTTATTCATATTTGGAGCAAAAATAACATATCTTTTTAACTAATAGAATTTGAACAGCTGACAAAATCCATGTTCTTAATTTTTATATCTTCGCTCTATGGGAATTCGTATTGACAAATATGTATGGGCAGTTCGTTTGTGTAAAACACGTTCTCAAGCTACTGAGTTAATTCAAAAAAATAAGATTAAGTTAAATGCACAAGAAATTAAGCCTTCTCGTGAAGTAAATGTGGGTGATATCATACAGATAGTGAAGAATAATGCAATATTTTCCTATCAAATTAAGGCTATATTAGACAAAAGGGTAGGAGCTAAATTAGTTGAAGATTATTTAAGGGATATAACTCCAGAAGAGGAAATTACAAAATATAAGACTTATCAGATAGCGCAAAGTGTTTATCGCAATAATGGAACAGGAAAGCCATCTAAGAAAGATGTCCGTGATTTGAAAAAATTCTTGGGAATAGAGTAAAAAAAAATCCCAACAAACTTGCTGGGATTTTAAATAACTTGGTAAATAATCTATTATTTATCCACTACTACATGAGCCAATTCCTCAGATTTGTATTCTCCTTTGTCAAGTTTATCTTTCACTTTAATAAAGGTGTCAATAGTGTATTTCACATCCTCTAGTGTATGAACAGCAGTAGGGATTAATCTCAACATAATTACATCCTTTGGAACAACTGGATAGATAACGATTGAACAGAAGATATTATAATTTTCTCTCAAATCAAATGTTAGATTGGTAGCTTCAGCTAAATTACCTTTCATAAATACAGGTGTTACAGCTGTATTTGTATGACCAATATCAAAACCGGCTGCCTTTAATCCGCTTTGTAAATTATTAGCAATTTCCCAAAGATTATCTTTAAACTCAGGATGTTTTCTGATTAATTCTAAACGTTTTCTTGCCCCAACAACTATAGGCATAGGTAAGGATTTAGCAAACATTTGGGAACGCATGTTATAACGTAAATAATCAGTAATATATTCTTTAGCACAAATGAATCCACCAATAGATGCCATTGATTTTGCAAAGGTTCCAAACAAGACATCAATCTCATCATGTACTCCTTGCTCCATGGCAGTTCCAATACCTTTGTCGCCAACAGTACCAAATCCATGAGCGTCATCAACAAATAATCTAAAATTATATTTTCCTGATTTTCTAAAAGAAACAATTCCTTTTAAGTCACCTTGATCTCCAGCCATACCAAAAACACCTTCAGTAATAACCAAAATTCCACCATCAGTATCAGCTACTAATTTTGTAGCTCTTTCCATTTGTTTATCAAAGCTCTCCATATCGTTGTGCTGGAATACAAAGCGTTTTCCAGCATGTAATCTCATACCATCTAATATGCAGGCGTGGGATTCACTATCATATACGATAACATCGTTTCTTCCAACTAGGCTATCAATAGCTGAAACCATTCCTTGATAACCAAAATTTAAAAGAATAGCGTCTTCCTTTTGCATAAAGTCAGCTATCTCGTCTTCTAATGCCTCGTGCTCACTAGTTTGACCCGTCATCATTCTTGCTCCCATTGGGTATGCAAGTCCCCATTTTGCAGCAGAATCTGCATCTGCCTTTCTAACTTCTGGATGATTTGCTAATCCTAAATAGTTATTTACGGACCATACAAGACATTCCTTTCCTCTGAATGTCATTTTACGACCTATCTCTCCTTCTAGTTTTGGGAAGGTAAAATATCCGTGAACCCCTTTTTGATATTGTCCGATGGGGCCTCTGTCAGCTTTAATTTTTTCAAAAATGTCTCTAGCCATAAATATTTTATTTTTCTTATAATCTTAAATAATCAGATGCAAAGATATATGATTTTTAACTATTTCCCTATCTTTCTTATAGATTTAATAACTGGATGATAGTTAATAAGTTTTAGTTAAATTATATTTACTTCTCGTTCGAGTGTTATTCCGAATTTAGTTTGTATATCCGCTATTATGCTGCTTGATAAATCATAAATATCTTTTCCTGTAGCGCCTCCATGATTTACCAAAACTAGTGCTTGTTTGTTATGAACTCCACATGCTCCTATTTTCTTTCCTTTCCATCCAGATTGTTCTATAAGCCATCCGGCAGGCACTTTTATGTTGGATTTATCAATCGGATATGAAGGGACGGTTGGGTGTTTATCTTGTATCTTCTTGAATAATTCTATTGGAATTACAGGATTTTTGAAAAAACTACCTCCATTTCCTATTTCTTTAGGATCAGGAAGTTTAGATTGTCGAATAGCAATAACAGCATTGCTTACATCTTTAATGGTAGGAGATTGGATTTTTCTTCTGTCTAATTCATCCTGAATGGCTCCATATTGTGTATTTACTTTTGGATTCTTCGATAATTTGTATTGTACAGAAATTATGACATATTGGTTCTTTAGATCCTTCTTGAATACACTTTCACGATATCCAAACTTACATTCTTCCTTTGTAAACACTCGTTTATTTCCTGTCTTAATATTGATCGCTTGGAGAGAATGAAAAGTGTCTTTTATTTCTACACCATATGCACCGATGTTTTGCATAGGACTTGCACCGACTCTTCCAGGAATAAGAGAAAGATTTTCAAGTCCACCCCAATTTTGACTAATAGTATAAAGCACAAACTCATTCCAGATTTCACCAGCACCTGCTTCTACTATGACAGAATCATTATTTTCATTTATAACTTTTATTCCTAGAATTCTGTTAAGTAAAATAATTCCATCAAAATCTTTTAAAAATAGCACATTGCTTCCTCCTCCCAAGATGAGTAATTTCTCATCTTTATGCTCGGAAAGTAGCTCTTTTAATTCATCTTCTGTTTGGAAAGAAGTGAAATACTGAGTCATTACATCTATGCCAAAGGTGTTGTAATTTTTTAAATTTACGTTTTCTTGGAGCATTCTACGTTATTTTGCACGAATGTACTTATTTTTATCGGGCACAAAATGACTTTTAGATTGTTTTATTAAATGAGAATTGTAGATTTTAAAAAAAGAATATGTTAAAACAAGTAAGTTTAGATCAGATTAATGCATTTGCAAAAGATACTTTAATGGAAACATTAGGGATTAAATGTGTAGAATTAGGTAGGGATTATGTTGTCGCAACAA includes:
- a CDS encoding choice-of-anchor L domain-containing protein, coding for MKRISLYVIIFGLFICFVAPVFGQQITAANPNVTPKQAVENVLLGGGVSAFNIKYNGSTALANNLQNPVKKFLYGGSVFPLSEGVLLTSTSASTVTGDPDLFSIANYGNPAGNKTPTNGVIIEFDFIPTGDTLSFSYVFTSSEYTSYTCSSFNDVFGFFISGPGISGPYSNNSKNIAIVPNSNNIPVGINTVNSGNAGFNSPSNCSQADPNWQANSIYFTTGYNSVYNMSSSPFSGYNGSTKELIAGVKVICGQVYHIKLAISNVTDTALDSGVFLKAGSFVSASTVDINVSNLTSTIMDTVLVEGCDQGQVCFSRAITDATDELVTHFQLSGTATQGLDYAQLSPGDSIVFAPGQTEICLPIIPYDDGIHEGLEQLIISAYSINACGDTLFSSGSVWFADKPQTPAPDAGPDIVVCNGEMGQLNGTVTSATNTIKWTYTGPGTIVFSPNNTSLNPQISMSTPGTYQLFLKETNDTCNLVGIDTMIVIYDEIYIQVSNDTIVCQNGTASLSASAQGYGNIDFHWNQTADLGPNQMVSPLTATGYTVYAESEKGCKSQTKTIQVDMYAPISAISSPSQTICPGDTVKIEAFPSGGIGAPYSYTWIDRNGNFVSNNNPIDVSPVETGNYSVTITDGCESSPFVSISEVIVGIIPEIKISVVDPAICQPAVFELYNETDATSLDETYWFISDGQSFMNNDNIDVKLVNAGYYDVTVKIVTHEGCTDSATVKNMLTVYPKPVADFTYYPNPVTNLDTKVHFQNGTKNGVSYEWFMDDASPNYSTDIDPEVQYPEYVVGDYYVQLIATSEHGCKDTIDGIVRIFPDVIIYAPNTFTPDGNEFNPVWNVYMDGVDINDITIEIYNRWGEQVWESHDLSIGWDGTYNHQLVKQGTYVWKIRAKNLVTDEIHEWVGHLNVLY
- a CDS encoding phosphoglycerate kinase, encoding MRTISNVDFKNKRALIRVDFNVPIDEHGNVTDNTRIRAALPTIKHVLSNGGSVILMSHLGRPKDAPDAKFSLSQIVKEVSRLIEKDIIFVDDCISESAFEITKNLQNGEIVLLENLRFYVEEKKGNEDFAKKLAQHGDIYINDAFGTAHRAHASTAIIAKYFPHDKYFGLLLENEIRSIDAVLKTPKHPTTAIIGGAKVSSKISIITKLMDSVDNIIIGGGMAYTFIKAQGGSVGNSLVEDDFLDTAKEILALAKAKNIQIYLPIDTLVADAFDNHANTQVCAINAIPTGWMGLDIAVETIQKFSQIIENSNTVLWNGPMGVFEMETFKKGTEAIANSLVKATNNGAFTLVGGGDSVAAINVLHLADQVSYVSTGGGAMLEYLEGIELPGIKAIND
- a CDS encoding S4 domain-containing protein, producing the protein MGIRIDKYVWAVRLCKTRSQATELIQKNKIKLNAQEIKPSREVNVGDIIQIVKNNAIFSYQIKAILDKRVGAKLVEDYLRDITPEEEITKYKTYQIAQSVYRNNGTGKPSKKDVRDLKKFLGIE
- a CDS encoding aminotransferase class I/II-fold pyridoxal phosphate-dependent enzyme, coding for MARDIFEKIKADRGPIGQYQKGVHGYFTFPKLEGEIGRKMTFRGKECLVWSVNNYLGLANHPEVRKADADSAAKWGLAYPMGARMMTGQTSEHEALEDEIADFMQKEDAILLNFGYQGMVSAIDSLVGRNDVIVYDSESHACILDGMRLHAGKRFVFQHNDMESFDKQMERATKLVADTDGGILVITEGVFGMAGDQGDLKGIVSFRKSGKYNFRLFVDDAHGFGTVGDKGIGTAMEQGVHDEIDVLFGTFAKSMASIGGFICAKEYITDYLRYNMRSQMFAKSLPMPIVVGARKRLELIRKHPEFKDNLWEIANNLQSGLKAAGFDIGHTNTAVTPVFMKGNLAEATNLTFDLRENYNIFCSIVIYPVVPKDVIMLRLIPTAVHTLEDVKYTIDTFIKVKDKLDKGEYKSEELAHVVVDK
- the murB gene encoding UDP-N-acetylmuramate dehydrogenase; its protein translation is MLQENVNLKNYNTFGIDVMTQYFTSFQTEDELKELLSEHKDEKLLILGGGSNVLFLKDFDGIILLNRILGIKVINENNDSVIVEAGAGEIWNEFVLYTISQNWGGLENLSLIPGRVGASPMQNIGAYGVEIKDTFHSLQAINIKTGNKRVFTKEECKFGYRESVFKKDLKNQYVIISVQYKLSKNPKVNTQYGAIQDELDRRKIQSPTIKDVSNAVIAIRQSKLPDPKEIGNGGSFFKNPVIPIELFKKIQDKHPTVPSYPIDKSNIKVPAGWLIEQSGWKGKKIGACGVHNKQALVLVNHGGATGKDIYDLSSSIIADIQTKFGITLEREVNII